From a single Pongo pygmaeus isolate AG05252 chromosome 12, NHGRI_mPonPyg2-v2.0_pri, whole genome shotgun sequence genomic region:
- the LOC129026018 gene encoding N-acetyltransferase 8-like, producing the protein MAPYHIRKYQESDRKWVVGLLSRGMAEHTPATFRRLLKLPGTLILLLGGPLALLLASGSWLLALMFSLSLLPALWFLAKKPWTEYVDKTLRTDMSDITKSYLSERGSCFWVAESEEKVVGTVGALPVDDPTLREKRLQLFHLSVDSEHRGQGIAKALVRTVLQFARDQGYSEVVLNTSNIQLSAMALYQSMGFKKTGQSLCCVWDRLVALHTVHFIYRLPSAQAGSL; encoded by the coding sequence ATGGCTCCTTATCACATCCGCAAATACCAGGAGAGCGACCGCAAGTGGGTCGTGGGCTTGCTCTCCCGGGGGATGGCCGAGCACACCCCAGCCACCTTCCGGCGATTACTGAAGCTGCCTGGAACCCTCATACTCTTACTTGGGGGGCCCCTCGCCCTACTCCTGGCCTCCGGCTCCTGGCTTCTGGCCCTCAtgttcagcctcagcctcctccctgccCTGTGGTTCCTTGCCAAAAAACCCTGGACGGAGTATGTAGACAAAACATTGCGCACAGACATGTCTGACATCACCAAATCCTACCTGAGTGAGCGTGGCTCCTGCTTCTGGGTGGCTGAGTCTGAAGAGAAGGTGGTGGGCACAGTAGGAGCTCTGCCCGTTGATGATCCCACCTTGAGGGAGAAGCGGTTGCAGCTGTTTCATCTCTCTGTGGACAGTGAGCACCGTGGTCAGGGGATAGCAAAAGCTCTGGTCAGGACTGTCCTCCAGTTTGCCCGGGACCAGGGCTACAGTGAAGTTGTCCTGAACACCAGCAACATCCAGCTCTCTGCCATGGCCCTCTACCAAAGCATGGGCTTCAAGAAGACTGGCCAGTCCTTATGCTGTGTGTGGGACAGGCTAGTGGCTCTTCATACAGTTCATTTCATCTATCGCCTCCCTTCTGCTCAGGCAGGGagtctatga